In Thermodesulforhabdus norvegica, a single window of DNA contains:
- a CDS encoding cytochrome c3 family protein, with translation MGVQRLVVITISAIMLMTPSAALKAQDEQMQLKHDALAPHRRSVVTFPHALHEEKIDCIRCHHDFNEYGVNVGSEGEACGSCHGNKAGLPGLREAFHGQCIECHRKLLRKKLPTGPVLCADCHRGQVGAEGH, from the coding sequence ATGGGTGTTCAAAGACTTGTCGTGATAACCATCTCGGCAATCATGCTCATGACCCCGAGCGCGGCTCTTAAGGCGCAGGACGAGCAAATGCAACTAAAACATGACGCCCTGGCACCTCACAGGCGTTCTGTCGTAACCTTTCCCCACGCCCTGCATGAGGAAAAAATCGACTGCATCAGATGCCACCATGATTTCAACGAATACGGTGTCAATGTTGGCAGTGAGGGCGAGGCCTGCGGCTCCTGCCATGGGAATAAAGCGGGATTGCCCGGCCTCAGAGAAGCCTTTCACGGACAGTGCATTGAATGCCACAGGAAACTTTTGAGAAAAAAACTGCCCACCGGTCCCGTGCTATGTGCCGACTGCCACAGAGGCCAGGTTGGTGCGGAAGGCCATTAG
- a CDS encoding DnaJ family domain-containing protein, with the protein MSNFFTLYEKIAEERIREAMERGEFDNLPGKGKPIVLENDGHIAPELRIAYKILKNAGCLPPEMEIKKEIQTTEELLSGIKDTQEKYRQIKKLNYLIMKLNTMRRVSPLLEMGQYYYEKVLDRVAPPRKEGHENRDS; encoded by the coding sequence ATGAGTAATTTTTTTACCCTTTATGAAAAAATTGCAGAAGAAAGAATTCGAGAAGCCATGGAACGGGGCGAGTTTGACAACCTGCCCGGCAAAGGCAAACCAATTGTTCTTGAAAACGACGGCCACATCGCACCCGAACTCCGGATAGCTTACAAGATTTTAAAAAACGCAGGATGTCTTCCTCCTGAAATGGAGATCAAAAAGGAAATTCAGACCACCGAGGAACTTCTTTCGGGGATAAAGGACACCCAGGAAAAGTATCGTCAGATAAAAAAGTTAAACTATCTGATAATGAAGCTGAACACGATGCGCAGGGTTTCACCGCTTCTCGAGATGGGTCAGTATTATTACGAGAAAGTACTCGATCGAGTTGCACCACCTCGTAAAGAAGGACATGAAAACCGGGACAGTTGA